The DNA sequence GTCAGCATCGTCGGCGTACCGCCATGATCTTTCAGCACCACCAGCTAATCGAACGTCAAAGCGCACTGGCTAATGTGCTTACCGGTCGGCTGGCCTTTCACAACACGCTCCGCTCGCTGTTTCCTCTGCCGCGTGCCGATCAGGAGATTGCGCTCAGTTGCCTCGCTCGGGTCGGTCTGGCAGACAAGGCGCTAAGCCGGGTGGACAAACTGTCCGGTGGCCAGCAGCAGCGGGTAGGCATCGCGCGTGCGCTAGCGCAACAGCCGGCGATCATTCTGGCCGATGAGCCGGTAGCCAGTCTCGACCCGGCCACTTCGGTCCGTGTTCTCGGATTGCTGCGCGACATCTGCAAGGAAGACGGCATCACCGCCATCGTTTCGCTGCATCAACTCGAATATGCCCGCCGCTTCGCCGATCGCGTCGTCGGGCTGGCCGATTCTCAGATCGTTTTCGATGCCGCGCCCTCGGAACTCACCGATGCGCAGCTTGAGCGCATCTATGCAGGCCGCTCTACGACTCAGCCAGCGAATGCTCCGGCTGAACCACCTGTCATGCTCGAACCTTCACTGGAGATGTCCCGATGAAACGCTTATCCGCGCTCTTATTGACTTGCTTGCTGTCCGCTGTTTCAAGTTTGTCCGCCCTAGCGGCCGATGCCGATCCGGATGTGCTAAAGGTTGCCCTGCTGCCGGACGAAAACGCCTCCGAGCTGATCAAGCGTAACCAGCCGCTGAAGGATTATCTGGAAGAGCATCTGGACAAGAAGGTGCAGCTGATCGTAACCACCGACTATTCCTCGATGATTGAGGCGATGCGCTTTGGCCGTATCGACCTGGCGTATTTCGGTCCGCTGTCCTACGTCATGGCCAAAAGCAAAAGCGACATCGAGCCCTTCGCTGCCATGGTCATCGACGGCAAGCCGACCTATCGCTCGGTGATTATCGCCAATGTGGCGTCAGGCGTGAATGAGTATGCCGACCTTAAGGGCAAGAGAATGGCCTATGGTGACCGGGCATCGACGTCCAGCCATTTGATTCCCAAAACCGTGCTTCTTGAGACGGCCGATTTGACGGGTGGGCAGGACTACGAACAACATTTTGTGGGCACGCATGACGCCGTTGCCGTCAACGTGGCGAACGGCAACGCCGATGCGGGTGGGCTGTCGGAGGTAATTTTCAATCACGCAGCCGAACGTGGCCTGATCGATCCGAGCAAGGTGAAAGTACTTGGTTACAGCGGCGAATACCCCCAGTACCCCTGGGCGATGCGCTCGAACCTGAGCCCCGAGCTGAAAACCAAGGTGCGGGATGTATTCGTCGGTATCGACGATCCCGAAGTGCTGCGCAACTTCAAGGCCGAGGCCTTCGCGCCAATCACCGACGCCGACTACGATGTGATCCGCAACATGGGATCGCTGCTCGGCCTCGACTTCGCCACGATGTGAGCACCGATATGTCTTCTCATTACGACGTGCAGGCGCTGCCTGCAGAGCAACGCGAGCACATCCTTCGAGGCTTCGGCCTCGGTTGGTGGCGCCAGCTGGGGCAGGTGGCGATTGTATTCGGAGTGGTGCTGTTGGCCTGCTGGTACGTGGGGCTGCTCGATGCCACCACGCTGCTGAACGGGCTGCCCTCCATCGCGACCCTGGCAGGCGAGGCCATGCCGCCAGACTTTTCGGGCTATCGAAGCTGGATTCGCCCCTTGATCGACACCTTGGCGATGAGCATCGCCGGTACGGCCATCGCAGTGGTGTTCTCGCTGGTGGTGGCCTTCGTTGCAGCGCGCAATACGGCGCCGCACCCCCTTGTGTTCGGTGTTGCCCGGGTGCTGCTCAATGCCCTGCGGTCGGTGCCGGAGCTGATCATGGGCATCATCTTCGTTGCAGCCGTAGGGTTCGGCGCCTTGCCGGGCGTGCTTGCCCTGGGTCTGCATTCGGTCGGCATGGTCGGCAAGTTCTTCGCCGAGGCCATCGAGCACGTCGACGAAGCGCCGGTGGAAGCCGCTCGGGCGGCGGGGGCTACGCCGATGCAAGTGCTGCTGCACGCGGTTTTGCCACAGGTGACGCCGCAGTTCGCCGACGTGGCGATCTACCGCTGGGAATACAACTTTCGCGCCTCCACCGTGATGGGCATGGTTGGCGCCGGCGGTATCGGCTTCGAACTCATGGGCTCGCTGCGCATCATGCAGTACCAGGAGGTTGCAGCAATCCTGCTGGTCATCCTGGCCATGGTCACGCTAGTAGACGCCTTCAGTGGCGTGCTGCGCAAACATTTCAAATAGGACAAACCATGCTGCCGAAACTCGTTATAACTCACCGAGTACACGATGAGATCCTGCAACTGCTGGCGCCACATTGCGAGCTGATGACCAACCAGACCGACAGCACGCTGACGCGCGAGGAAATTCTGCGCCGCTGTCGCGATGCTCAGGCGATGATGGCGTTCATGCCCGATCGGGTCGATGCAGACTTTCTTCAAGCCTGCCCTGAGCTGCGTGTAGTCGGCTGCGCGCTCAAGGGCTTCGACAATTTCGATGTGGACGCCTGTACTGCCCGCGGGGTCTGGCTGACCTTCGTGCCTGATCTGTTGACGGTCCCGACTGCCGAGCTGGCGATCGGACTGGCGGTGGGGCTGGGGCGGCATCTGCGGGCAGCAGATGCGTTCGTCCGCTCTGGCGAGTTCCAGGGCTGGCAACCACAGTTCTACGGCACGGGGCTGGATAACGCTACGGTCGGCATCCTTGGCATGGGCGCCATCGGACTGGCCATGGCTGATCGCTTGCAGGGATGGGGCGCGACCCTGCAGTACCACGAGGCGAAGGCTCTGGATACACAAACCGAGCAACGGCTCGGCCTGCGCCAGGTGGCGTGCAGCGAACTCTTCGCCAGCTCGGACTTCATCCTGCTGGCGCTTCCCTTGAATGCCGATACCCAGCATCTGGTCAACGCCGAGCTGCTTGCCCTCGTACGGCCGGGCGCTCTGCTTGTAAACCCCTGTCGTGGTTCGGTAGTGGATGAAGCCGCCGTGCTCGCGGCGCTTGAGCGAGGCCAGCTCGGCGGGTATGCGGCGGATGTATTCGAAATGGAAGACTGGGCTCGCGCGGACCGGCCGCGGCTGATCGATCCTGCGCTGCTCGCGCATCCGAATACGCTGTTCACTCCGCACATAGGGTCGGCAGTGCGCGCGGTGCGCCTGGAGATTGAACGTTGTGCAGCGCAGAACATCATCCAGGTATTGGCAGGTGCGCGCCCAATCAACGCTGCGAACCGTCTGCCCAAGGCCGAGCCTGCCGCATGTTGAATCCGGTCTGGCTGAAGAGCCTGGTAGCGATCGTTCAAACAGGCAGTTTTCAGAGCGCGGCGAGGGCGTTGGGGCTGGCCCAGCCGACGGTGTCGCAGCACTTGCAGAAGCTTGAAGAGCAGGTCGGCGTAACGCTGGTGCAGCGCAGTCGTAGCGGCTGCCAGCCTACCACACGGGCGCTGGCCTTCATGCCGCATGCGACCGCCTTGCTCGACATGCACGCCCGGGCGCTAGAAGCCCTGCATGGCAATCGTGAGCGCGTCGGGGCCAGCTCCAACATCGGCACCTACCTTCTCCAGCCATTCGTGCGCAACTATCTGACGACCGCAAATGAGAGGGGCGAGGTGGATCTGCGCATCGCCGCCAACCCGGATGTGGCCGACCAGCTACTGGCGGGCCAGCTCGACGCCGCGATCATGGAATGGTGGCTACCTCACCCCGACTTCGAATACCGCCTCTGGCGGGTCGAGCCGCTGGTGCTTATCGTCAGCCCCGACCATGCGCTGGCTGAAGCAGGGTGCATAGAACGTGATCGTCTGGTGGACCTGCCGATGCTGGGAGGTGAACCGGGTAGCGGTACCGGACGGCTTCTGACCGAATACTTTGGCGAACTGGGCGTGCCTCGCAGCGGTATGCAGCTAGGCAGCACCGAGGCAGTCAAACAAGCAGTGAGGGCGGGACTCGGCGTGTCGTTGGTGATGGCTTCCGCAGTACAAGACGAAGTTCGCAGTGGCGCGCTGGTAGCTCTTCCCATCCCGGGGCTTGAAAAGCGTCTCCAACTGATCTGGCGCAAACCTCCCGGAAATCTGCACCCGCCGGGATTTGTGCGGCACTTATTGGAGGAGGCGGATCTAGCTGGATAAGGTGATGGATGGTTGCGATCCAGCGCTTGGCTTGTCAGCCTAGGGAAACTCTGAAAAAGACTTTCTGATTTGGCAAAATACCGCGACCCCACCCACCGAGTTTCCCGATGAAGCAGATGACCTTCGCCGACGCCGAGTACGCTGGCAAGCGCAAGCAAACCCGCAAGGAGTTGTTCCTGATCGAGATGGATCGGGTGGTGCCGTGGAAGGGCTTGATTGCTTTGATCGAGCCACATTATCCGAAGGGTGAAGGTGGCCGTCCGGCCTACCCGTTGATGGCGATGCTGCGTGTGCATCTGCTGCAGAACTGGTTCGGCTACAGCGATCCAGCGATGGAGGAAGCGCTGTACGAAACCACGATCCTGCGCCAGTTTGCCGGGCTGAACCTGGAGCGCATCCCCGACGAAACCACGGGGTGCTGCTGGTCCGCAAGTGACCCGCTGCGATTGAACGCCGGCGGCCAACCGGCGCTCACATCCGTAACCCTCACGGATTACGGAGGCACACGCATGCTGGTATTCGAGTCGATCTACACCGAAGGTCTGGCGCAGATTTCCTATCTGGTGGGCGACAGCAAGGCCGCCGTCGCCGCGGTGATCGATCCGCGGCGCGACGTCGAGGTCTACCTCGACCTGGCGCGCGACAAGGGCCTGCGCATCGCCTATGCCATCGAGACGCACATCCACGCCGACTTCGTTTCCGGCGCCCAGGCGCTGGCCGAACGCTGCGGCGCCGAGATCATCGGCGGACTACGCCTTCGGGCTGCGTCAGGTGGACGACGGCGAGGTGCTGGAACTGGGTCAGGTCAGCCTGGAAGTGCTGCACTCGCCAGGCCACACCCCCGAGCACATCTCGCTGCTGCTACGTGACAGCCAGCAGGGCGAAGCGCCCTTCGCGCTGTTCACCGGCGATACGCTGTTCAACCTCGACGTCGGCCGCCCCGACCTGCTCGGCGAGGACAGCACCAAGCAGCTGGCAGCGCAGCTCTACGCCACGCTGTTCACCCGCTACCTGCCGCTCGGCGAACGCATCGAGATCTACCCCTGCCACGGCGCCGGCTCGGCCTGCGGCAAATCCATCGGTGACCGTCGCCACTCCACCCTCGGCAAATGGCCAATCGCTTTTTCCACCGGCCAGAGGCACAGGTACTGCCGGATAAGGCTGCGCCGTTATCCACCCTACGCCCCGTCGATCACCCGATGCGCAGGGTGGAAAACGGCCAGCGGCCTTTCCCACACGTCAGTATTCGACTTGCAGTTCGGCGCTGCGCGGTTCGGCTTGGCAGGCCAGCGCCCAGCCCTGACGCACCTCGCTTTCGCTCAGCACCTGGTTGCTGCGCATGCTCACGCTGCCCTCCACCACCCGGCACTTGCAGGCGGCGCAGACACCCGAGCGGCACGCGCTCGGCGGTTGCAGGCCAGCCTGTTCCATGGCCTCCAGCAGCACCTCGCCGCGCGGCACGTCCAGCTCGTGACGGCGACCGTCGAGCGCGACCCGCAGGCGGCTGCGGCGCCCGCCCGGTGCGGCCGTCGGCGCTGCGGCGGCAAAGCGTTCCAGATGGATACGCGCCGCATCCACACCCCGCTCGCCCAGCGCGGCACCCGCGGCATCCATGAACGGTTGCGGCCCGCAGATGAAGGCGTCGGCGGCTGACCAGTCAGCGATCTTCGTGGCAATCGCCGGGCCGCTCGGCACACCCTGCTCGGCATCGAGCCAGATGCGCAGCTGCAGGCGATCGGGGTAACGCGCAGACCACTCGGCCAGCTCCTCGGCAAAGATCAGCGAGGCGGCATCGCGGCTGGCATAGAACAGCCGTACCTGCCCGCTGCCCTCGACCAGCGCCGCCTGCAGGATCGCCATCAGCGGCGTGATACCGCTGCCGGCGCCGAGCAGCAGCAGATCGTCATCCAGGTTGCGCGGCACGAACACGCCGGCCGGCGGCAGCGCCTCGATGCAATCGCCGGCCTGCAGGTTGTCCAGCAGCCAGTTCGACGCGCGGCCGCCGGGCACCCGCTTGATGGTGATGCGCAGCGCGCCATCCGCCTGCGGTCGCTGCGACAGCGAGTAGCAGCGCAGCAGCGCCGGCTCGGCAGCGGGCACCTTCAGCGTGAGGAACTGCCCCGGCTGCGCGGCAAAGCGTGCGCGCTGGGCGGCCGGCACCTGCAGGGTGAACGAGCAGCTGTCGGCGGTTTCGGCCTGGCGTGAGACGATGCGCAGACGGGTGAACTCCCCGGCGGCAGGCGCTGGCGCCGATGCGAACGCGGTCGCGACCGACGTCGTTGCCGGTGTCGACGTCGAAGCCGAAGGTGCAGTCGAAGCCGGCCCCGCCTTGGGCACGCCGCGCAGCATCGGCCATACCGACTTGCGGCGGAACAGCAGCACATAGCCGACATGCAGGCCGATCAGCCACAGCCCCAGATTGGCGAAGAACTCGTGCACCTCCTCGGCATCGCCCATCCAGCCGATGAAATCGATGTCGCTGGCAGCGCCGAAGACATCCGGCCCCACGCCCGGCAGGGCGGCCAGCACATCGCCGTTGTCGACCATACCCAGGCCGACCACGCTGGCAATGGCGAAACTGCCCAGCGCGCCGACCGTCAGCCACTTGCCGACGCTCGACAGGCCGGGCTTGCTCCGCTGGCCCTTCGGCGGCAGCAACTGCGGGAAGCCGCGCAGGCGCAGCGGCACGATCAGCAGGCGCCACATCAACAGCGCCACCAGGCCATAGCCCAACCAGATATGCAGCGTCTCGGCGTCGTCACCGCTGAGGTAGGCGCCAAGAAAGAAACCGGCCAGCAGCCAGTGGAACAGACGGAAACGATTGAAAGCAGCCACGACGGCGATCCTCATTGAATGGATGCCGCCTTTGTATTCCTGCGAGCTGAAACGAAACTGAACGCCGCCAGCCGCTGCGGTTCAGCTTGGCGTAAGGCGGCGCGCCTAGGCTGCACTCATTCCCAACCGGAGAGCGCACCATGAAAGCCCGCTGGATCATCCTCCTGTCCTGCTGCCTGAGCCTGCCCGCCCTGGCCGAAACCGAACACCCACTGCTGCCCGGCTACGCCGCCCAGGCGCGCCAGGAGAATCCGAACTTCGCCGGTTTCTCCGCCGAGCGCGGCAAGGCGCTGTACTTCGCCGAGGAGCAGCGCAACGGCAAGACCATGAGCTGCACCACCTGCCACACCGCCGACCCGCGTCAGCCCGGCAAGACGCCGGCGCACCGCAAAGTCGATCCGCTCGCCCC is a window from the Pseudomonas sp. MTM4 genome containing:
- a CDS encoding LysR family transcriptional regulator, which translates into the protein MLNPVWLKSLVAIVQTGSFQSAARALGLAQPTVSQHLQKLEEQVGVTLVQRSRSGCQPTTRALAFMPHATALLDMHARALEALHGNRERVGASSNIGTYLLQPFVRNYLTTANERGEVDLRIAANPDVADQLLAGQLDAAIMEWWLPHPDFEYRLWRVEPLVLIVSPDHALAEAGCIERDRLVDLPMLGGEPGSGTGRLLTEYFGELGVPRSGMQLGSTEAVKQAVRAGLGVSLVMASAVQDEVRSGALVALPIPGLEKRLQLIWRKPPGNLHPPGFVRHLLEEADLAG
- the phnD gene encoding phosphate/phosphite/phosphonate ABC transporter substrate-binding protein is translated as MKRLSALLLTCLLSAVSSLSALAADADPDVLKVALLPDENASELIKRNQPLKDYLEEHLDKKVQLIVTTDYSSMIEAMRFGRIDLAYFGPLSYVMAKSKSDIEPFAAMVIDGKPTYRSVIIANVASGVNEYADLKGKRMAYGDRASTSSHLIPKTVLLETADLTGGQDYEQHFVGTHDAVAVNVANGNADAGGLSEVIFNHAAERGLIDPSKVKVLGYSGEYPQYPWAMRSNLSPELKTKVRDVFVGIDDPEVLRNFKAEAFAPITDADYDVIRNMGSLLGLDFATM
- a CDS encoding 2Fe-2S iron-sulfur cluster-binding protein, whose translation is MAAFNRFRLFHWLLAGFFLGAYLSGDDAETLHIWLGYGLVALLMWRLLIVPLRLRGFPQLLPPKGQRSKPGLSSVGKWLTVGALGSFAIASVVGLGMVDNGDVLAALPGVGPDVFGAASDIDFIGWMGDAEEVHEFFANLGLWLIGLHVGYVLLFRRKSVWPMLRGVPKAGPASTAPSASTSTPATTSVATAFASAPAPAAGEFTRLRIVSRQAETADSCSFTLQVPAAQRARFAAQPGQFLTLKVPAAEPALLRCYSLSQRPQADGALRITIKRVPGGRASNWLLDNLQAGDCIEALPPAGVFVPRNLDDDLLLLGAGSGITPLMAILQAALVEGSGQVRLFYASRDAASLIFAEELAEWSARYPDRLQLRIWLDAEQGVPSGPAIATKIADWSAADAFICGPQPFMDAAGAALGERGVDAARIHLERFAAAAPTAAPGGRRSRLRVALDGRRHELDVPRGEVLLEAMEQAGLQPPSACRSGVCAACKCRVVEGSVSMRSNQVLSESEVRQGWALACQAEPRSAELQVEY
- a CDS encoding MBL fold metallo-hydrolase, which translates into the protein MNAGGQPALTSVTLTDYGGTRMLVFESIYTEGLAQISYLVGDSKAAVAAVIDPRRDVEVYLDLARDKGLRIAYAIETHIHADFVSGAQALAERCGAEIIGGLRLRAASGGRRRGAGTGSGQPGSAALARPHPRAHLAAAT
- the phnC gene encoding phosphonate ABC transporter ATP-binding protein, which translates into the protein MTPHPIQDAVLRVDRLSVVYPGGVTALRDTSIAFRRGEFTVLLGLSGAGKSTLLRSLNRLVTPTGGSVTSELGELGSGSALRQHRRRTAMIFQHHQLIERQSALANVLTGRLAFHNTLRSLFPLPRADQEIALSCLARVGLADKALSRVDKLSGGQQQRVGIARALAQQPAIILADEPVASLDPATSVRVLGLLRDICKEDGITAIVSLHQLEYARRFADRVVGLADSQIVFDAAPSELTDAQLERIYAGRSTTQPANAPAEPPVMLEPSLEMSR
- the phnE gene encoding phosphonate ABC transporter, permease protein PhnE, producing the protein MSSHYDVQALPAEQREHILRGFGLGWWRQLGQVAIVFGVVLLACWYVGLLDATTLLNGLPSIATLAGEAMPPDFSGYRSWIRPLIDTLAMSIAGTAIAVVFSLVVAFVAARNTAPHPLVFGVARVLLNALRSVPELIMGIIFVAAVGFGALPGVLALGLHSVGMVGKFFAEAIEHVDEAPVEAARAAGATPMQVLLHAVLPQVTPQFADVAIYRWEYNFRASTVMGMVGAGGIGFELMGSLRIMQYQEVAAILLVILAMVTLVDAFSGVLRKHFK
- the ptxD gene encoding phosphonate dehydrogenase PtxD — its product is MLPKLVITHRVHDEILQLLAPHCELMTNQTDSTLTREEILRRCRDAQAMMAFMPDRVDADFLQACPELRVVGCALKGFDNFDVDACTARGVWLTFVPDLLTVPTAELAIGLAVGLGRHLRAADAFVRSGEFQGWQPQFYGTGLDNATVGILGMGAIGLAMADRLQGWGATLQYHEAKALDTQTEQRLGLRQVACSELFASSDFILLALPLNADTQHLVNAELLALVRPGALLVNPCRGSVVDEAAVLAALERGQLGGYAADVFEMEDWARADRPRLIDPALLAHPNTLFTPHIGSAVRAVRLEIERCAAQNIIQVLAGARPINAANRLPKAEPAAC
- a CDS encoding DUF1924 domain-containing protein; translation: MKARWIILLSCCLSLPALAETEHPLLPGYAAQARQENPNFAGFSAERGKALYFAEEQRNGKTMSCTTCHTADPRQPGKTPAHRKVDPLAPAANPERFTDLKKVEKWFRRNCDDVYARECTAQEKGDFISWIDSIK